In Capsicum annuum cultivar UCD-10X-F1 chromosome 7, UCD10Xv1.1, whole genome shotgun sequence, one genomic interval encodes:
- the LOC107878873 gene encoding probable WRKY transcription factor 2 isoform X1: MGGFDDHVAIMGDWMPPSPSPRTFFSSLLGDDVGSRSTFQCTNETKSGNLASGPQENVGTFDGNDEAQAAVSEQQPVSDQKMNPRGGLLERMAARAGFNAPKLNTESLRPADMRQNQGVQNQGVRSPYLTIPPGLSPTTLLESPVFLSNSLVQPSPTTGKFPFSSGIESRNSTLMMEDPDNRKENAFESINASSFSFKPVPETAPSLFPGTNSRSWLQVNPPNFSQQGFPNIEVSVHSQNSLQSHRMEATQNLVQNGTLNQASDFPRFSAEMDVKGSNVTPESRTFQTVGSTVEHSPPLDEPQDEDIDQRGGGDPNVVGAPAEDGYNWRKYGQKQVKGSEYPRSYYKCTHPNCPVKKKVERSQEGHITEIIYKGAHNHPKPPPNRRSALGSTNSLGDLRLDGVEQGASGVNGDLGRANIQKAPGSGGGFDWRSNNLDATSSVNLGSEYCNRSAPFPAQNDSQLESGDAVDVSSTFSNDEDEDDRGTHGSISQGYDGEGDESESKRRKLETYSADMTGATRAIREPRVVVQTTSEVDILDDGYRWRKYGQKVVKGNPNPRSYYKCTSAGCNVRKHVERASHDLKSVITTYEGKHNHDVPAARNSSHVNSGASNTHPTAVTAPAQNHLHRPEPAQLQNAMARFDRQPSLGSFGLAGRPQLGPTPGFSYGMNPQGLSSLSMAGFHPNQNKPGEVPIHPYLGQPRPMHDMGFMFPKEEPKVEPMSDPGLNLSNGSNVYQQFMNRLPLGPQM; this comes from the exons ATGGGTGGATTTGATGATCATGTTGCCATTATGGGAGATTGGATGCCTCCAAGTCCAAGTCCAAGAACTTTTTTCTCGTCGCTGCTAGGTGATGATGTTGGGTCAAGATCAACTTTTCAGTGTACCAATGAAACTAAAAGTGGAAACTTAGCTTCTGGGCCTCAAGAAAACGTGGGAACTTTTGATGGAAATGATGAAGCACAAGCTGCAGTCAGTGAACAACAACCGGTGTCTGATCAGAAAATGAACCCTCGTGGAGGACTCTTGGAAAGAATGGCAGCTAGAGCTGGATTTAATGCTCCAAAGCTGAACACGGAGAGCCTTAGACCTGCTGATATGAGGCAGAATCAAGGAGTTCAGAATCAAGGAGTTCGGTCTCCTTATTTAACTATTCCTCCTGGTCTTAGTCCAACAACCTTGCTAGAGTCTCCTGTTTTCCTCTCAAATTCACTG GTGCAACCATCCCCAACCACTGGAAAATTTCCATTTTCCTCGGGCATCGAGAGTAGAAACTCAACATTGATGATGGAGGATCCAGATAATAGGAAAGAGAATGCTTTTGAGAGTATCAATGCGTCGTCCTTTTCTTTCAAGCCAGTTCCAGAGACTGCTCCATCGCTTTTTCCTGGCACGAACAGCAGA TCTTGGTTGCAGGTGAACCCGCCCAATTTTTCTCAGCAAGGATTTCCAAACATTGAAGTTTCAGTTCATTCACAGAACTCGCTTCAATCTCACCGTATGGAGGCTACACAAAATCTGGTTCAGAATGGAACGCTTAATCAAGCATCTGATTTCCCTAGATTTTCTGCTGAGATGGATGTCAAGGGTAGTAATGTCACACCAGAGTCAAGGACCTTTCAGACGGTTGGTAGTACTGTGGAGCATTCTCCACCTCTCGATGAGCCGCAAGATGAGGACATTGATCAAAGAGGAGGTGGAGATCCAAATGTTGTTGGTGCCCCAGCAGAAGATGGGTATAACTGGCGAAAATACGGGCAGAAACAAGTTAAAGGGAGCGAGTATCCCCGGAGCTACTATAAGTGCACACATCCAAACTGTCCAGTGAAGAAGAAAGTTGAGCGATCTCAAGAGGGTCATATTACTGAGATTATATACAAGGGAGCCCACAATCACCCAAAACCGCCACCTAACCGTAGATCAGCCCTTGGATCCACAAATTCACTTGGTGACCTACGGCTGGACGGTGTAGAACAAGGTGCAAGTGGTGTTAATGGTGATCTGGGTCGGGCAAACATCCAGAAAGCACCTGGTTCTGGAGGAGGTTTTGATTGGAGGAGCAACAACCTTGACGCAACATCATCAGTGAACTTGGGCTCCGAGTACTGCAACAGATCTGCCCCTTTCCCTGCTCAAAACGACAGTCAGTTGGAATCAGGGGATGCAGTAGATGTGTCGTCGACTTTTTCaaatgatgaagatgaagatgatcgTGGAACTCATGGCAGCATATCACAAGGTTATGATGGTGAAGGAGATGAGTCCGAGTCTAAAAGAAG GAAGCTCGAGACTTACTCTGCAGATATGACTGGTGCCACTAGAGCCATCAGAGAGCCAAGAGTTGTGGTTCAAACTACAAGCGAAGTGGACATCCTTGATGATGGATATCGCTGGCGCAAGTATGGGCAAAAGGTTGTTAAAGGGAATCCAAATCCAAG GAGTTACTACAAGTGCACAAGTGCTGGCTGCAATGTCAGGAAGCATGTTGAGAGGGCCTCACATGACCTGAAGTCAGTGATTACCACCTATGAAGGGAAGCACAACCACGATGTTCCTGCAGCTCGCAACAGTAGTCACGTTAATTCAGGAGCCTCCAACACTCATCCAACTGCAGTAACTGCCCCTGCTCAAAACCATTTACATAGGCCTGAGCCTGCACAACTTCAGAATGCCATGGCGCGGTTCGACAGGCAACCTTCACTTGGCTCCTTTGGTTTGGCAGGGAGGCCCCAGCTTGGACCTACCCCAGGATTTAGCTACGGAATGAACCCACAAGGCCTATCCAGTCTATCAATGGCTGGATTTCACCCTAACCAAAACAAGCCAGGGGAGGTTCCTATTCATCCATATCTAGGACAGCCGCGACCCATGCATGACATGGGATTTATGTTCCCGAAGGAAGAACCAAAGGTGGAACCTATGTCTGATCCTGGATTGAACCTCTCCAATGGCTCAAACGTTTATCAGCAATTCATGAACAGGTTGCCGCTCGGACCTCAGATGTAA
- the LOC107878873 gene encoding probable WRKY transcription factor 2 isoform X2, with amino-acid sequence MGGFDDHVAIMGDWMPPSPSPRTFFSSLLGDDVGSRSTFQCTNETKSGNLASGPQENVGTFDGNDEAQAAVSEQQPVSDQKMNPRGGLLERMAARAGFNAPKLNTESLRPADMRQNQGVQNQGVRSPYLTIPPGLSPTTLLESPVFLSNSLVQPSPTTGKFPFSSGIESRNSTLMMEDPDNRKENAFESINASSFSFKPVPETAPSLFPGTNSRVNPPNFSQQGFPNIEVSVHSQNSLQSHRMEATQNLVQNGTLNQASDFPRFSAEMDVKGSNVTPESRTFQTVGSTVEHSPPLDEPQDEDIDQRGGGDPNVVGAPAEDGYNWRKYGQKQVKGSEYPRSYYKCTHPNCPVKKKVERSQEGHITEIIYKGAHNHPKPPPNRRSALGSTNSLGDLRLDGVEQGASGVNGDLGRANIQKAPGSGGGFDWRSNNLDATSSVNLGSEYCNRSAPFPAQNDSQLESGDAVDVSSTFSNDEDEDDRGTHGSISQGYDGEGDESESKRRKLETYSADMTGATRAIREPRVVVQTTSEVDILDDGYRWRKYGQKVVKGNPNPRSYYKCTSAGCNVRKHVERASHDLKSVITTYEGKHNHDVPAARNSSHVNSGASNTHPTAVTAPAQNHLHRPEPAQLQNAMARFDRQPSLGSFGLAGRPQLGPTPGFSYGMNPQGLSSLSMAGFHPNQNKPGEVPIHPYLGQPRPMHDMGFMFPKEEPKVEPMSDPGLNLSNGSNVYQQFMNRLPLGPQM; translated from the exons ATGGGTGGATTTGATGATCATGTTGCCATTATGGGAGATTGGATGCCTCCAAGTCCAAGTCCAAGAACTTTTTTCTCGTCGCTGCTAGGTGATGATGTTGGGTCAAGATCAACTTTTCAGTGTACCAATGAAACTAAAAGTGGAAACTTAGCTTCTGGGCCTCAAGAAAACGTGGGAACTTTTGATGGAAATGATGAAGCACAAGCTGCAGTCAGTGAACAACAACCGGTGTCTGATCAGAAAATGAACCCTCGTGGAGGACTCTTGGAAAGAATGGCAGCTAGAGCTGGATTTAATGCTCCAAAGCTGAACACGGAGAGCCTTAGACCTGCTGATATGAGGCAGAATCAAGGAGTTCAGAATCAAGGAGTTCGGTCTCCTTATTTAACTATTCCTCCTGGTCTTAGTCCAACAACCTTGCTAGAGTCTCCTGTTTTCCTCTCAAATTCACTG GTGCAACCATCCCCAACCACTGGAAAATTTCCATTTTCCTCGGGCATCGAGAGTAGAAACTCAACATTGATGATGGAGGATCCAGATAATAGGAAAGAGAATGCTTTTGAGAGTATCAATGCGTCGTCCTTTTCTTTCAAGCCAGTTCCAGAGACTGCTCCATCGCTTTTTCCTGGCACGAACAGCAGA GTGAACCCGCCCAATTTTTCTCAGCAAGGATTTCCAAACATTGAAGTTTCAGTTCATTCACAGAACTCGCTTCAATCTCACCGTATGGAGGCTACACAAAATCTGGTTCAGAATGGAACGCTTAATCAAGCATCTGATTTCCCTAGATTTTCTGCTGAGATGGATGTCAAGGGTAGTAATGTCACACCAGAGTCAAGGACCTTTCAGACGGTTGGTAGTACTGTGGAGCATTCTCCACCTCTCGATGAGCCGCAAGATGAGGACATTGATCAAAGAGGAGGTGGAGATCCAAATGTTGTTGGTGCCCCAGCAGAAGATGGGTATAACTGGCGAAAATACGGGCAGAAACAAGTTAAAGGGAGCGAGTATCCCCGGAGCTACTATAAGTGCACACATCCAAACTGTCCAGTGAAGAAGAAAGTTGAGCGATCTCAAGAGGGTCATATTACTGAGATTATATACAAGGGAGCCCACAATCACCCAAAACCGCCACCTAACCGTAGATCAGCCCTTGGATCCACAAATTCACTTGGTGACCTACGGCTGGACGGTGTAGAACAAGGTGCAAGTGGTGTTAATGGTGATCTGGGTCGGGCAAACATCCAGAAAGCACCTGGTTCTGGAGGAGGTTTTGATTGGAGGAGCAACAACCTTGACGCAACATCATCAGTGAACTTGGGCTCCGAGTACTGCAACAGATCTGCCCCTTTCCCTGCTCAAAACGACAGTCAGTTGGAATCAGGGGATGCAGTAGATGTGTCGTCGACTTTTTCaaatgatgaagatgaagatgatcgTGGAACTCATGGCAGCATATCACAAGGTTATGATGGTGAAGGAGATGAGTCCGAGTCTAAAAGAAG GAAGCTCGAGACTTACTCTGCAGATATGACTGGTGCCACTAGAGCCATCAGAGAGCCAAGAGTTGTGGTTCAAACTACAAGCGAAGTGGACATCCTTGATGATGGATATCGCTGGCGCAAGTATGGGCAAAAGGTTGTTAAAGGGAATCCAAATCCAAG GAGTTACTACAAGTGCACAAGTGCTGGCTGCAATGTCAGGAAGCATGTTGAGAGGGCCTCACATGACCTGAAGTCAGTGATTACCACCTATGAAGGGAAGCACAACCACGATGTTCCTGCAGCTCGCAACAGTAGTCACGTTAATTCAGGAGCCTCCAACACTCATCCAACTGCAGTAACTGCCCCTGCTCAAAACCATTTACATAGGCCTGAGCCTGCACAACTTCAGAATGCCATGGCGCGGTTCGACAGGCAACCTTCACTTGGCTCCTTTGGTTTGGCAGGGAGGCCCCAGCTTGGACCTACCCCAGGATTTAGCTACGGAATGAACCCACAAGGCCTATCCAGTCTATCAATGGCTGGATTTCACCCTAACCAAAACAAGCCAGGGGAGGTTCCTATTCATCCATATCTAGGACAGCCGCGACCCATGCATGACATGGGATTTATGTTCCCGAAGGAAGAACCAAAGGTGGAACCTATGTCTGATCCTGGATTGAACCTCTCCAATGGCTCAAACGTTTATCAGCAATTCATGAACAGGTTGCCGCTCGGACCTCAGATGTAA